The Osmia lignaria lignaria isolate PbOS001 chromosome 14, iyOsmLign1, whole genome shotgun sequence genome has a window encoding:
- the LOC117607342 gene encoding uncharacterized protein LOC117607342: protein MRRQSYNTNLSTGSGGEPQIIVEESTLGEEEAERRRNESPPRCLDPDSPSLNPYLLSPWRETRKHSLPTPQCTSGITASQVRRLSERGGEGSGPSPREAAFLATLSQAPAPQSGGRRHSVVTISRVPPTLFGRNRRESIAAFPLGGATRILPGRRDSKSGISGPPSNSGSTHNLQLDIMDDIAEIKARKVRLKMYKTSTEQVCEIQPLEGNSSTQRYTQYQKRRFSELPPPAMSPTSSLRRRASELPRAVSTSVAGAAGIVCSNTDLISILSSLASSATEINRCGEESSREDSKSSWSGKTTEQKRNRLKSFRSNSFDVSILHGAKSKLAGSSKATTASVMAPSNWFTKRHQPMSKKQKPEDLITASLNFKFDKSKVVKAVKETLGRTSPTSETRHKVVWDGSSGTKVDAQVLGSAIEKILTQRGGDTETPSASTSKASISPNKPKASKVTSWFSGNNKDQEQNESCEPGICSSLKDLFVK, encoded by the exons ATGAGGCGGCAATCGTATAATACAAATTTGAGTACCGGAAGTGGTGGCGAACCACAGATCATCGTGGAGGAAAGCACGCTAGGCGAAGAGGAAGCGGAGCGACGTAGAAACGAATCACCTCCTCGATGTTTGGATCCAGATTCACCATCCTTGAATCCTTATCTTCTGTCCCCATGGAGAGAAACCAGGAAGCATTCTTTGCCGACTCCACAGTGCACTTCCGGGATAACCGCGTCTCAG GTGAGACGATTAAGTGAACGAGGAGGAGAAGGATCAGGACCGTCTCCAAGGGAGGCCGCCTTCCTTGCCACTTTGTCTCAAGCACCAGCCCCTCAATCTGGTGGACGAAGACACTCGGTTGTTACAATTTCGAGGGTACCACCGACTTTATTTGGCCGTAATCGTCGTGAATCAATCGCTGCTTTTCCTCTCGGAGGCGCGACTAGAATATTGCCCGGTCGTAGAGATTCGAAGTCTGGAATATCTGGACCGCCCAGTAACAGCGGAAGTACCCATAATCTTCAGCTAGACATCATGGATGATATCGCTGAGATAAAGGCGCGGAAA GTGCGTCTGAAGATGTACAAAACATCCACGGAACAAGTATGCGAGATTCAACCCTTAGAGGGTAACAGTTCTACTCAACGTTACACGCAGTACCAGAAACGACGATTCTCCGAATTACCTCCTCCCGCGATGTCTCCTACATCTTCCCTTCGAAGACGAGCCTCGGAGTTGCCCAGAGCGGTGAGCACATCCGTAGCCGGGGCAGCAGGAATCGTGTGCTCTAATACAGATCTGATATCGATACTGAGCTCCCTGGCATCGTCCGCGACAGAGATCAACCGATGCGGGGAAGAGAGCTCGCGAGAGGATAGTAAATCAAGTTGGTCGGGTAAAACAACCGAGCAAAAACGAAATCGATTGAAAAGCTTTCGTTCGAACAGCTTCGACGTGTCCATACTTCATGGGGCTAAGAGCAAGCTCGCTGGTTCCTCGAAGGCAACAACGGCATCCGTTATGGCACCGTCGAATTGGTTCACGAAGAGGCATCAGCCGATGTCGAAGAAACAGAAACCCGAGGACCTGATCACGGCTAGTTTGAATTTCAAGTTTGATAAGTCCAAGGTCGTGAAGGCGGTCAAGGAAACTCTTGGAAGGACCTCCCCCACTAGCGAAACCAGACACAAAGTTGTCTGGGATGGGAGCAGCGGAACCAAGGTGGATGCTCAG GTATTGGGCAGTGCAATAGAAAAGATCTTGACCCAAAGAGGAGGTGACACTGAGACACCATCGGCTTCAACGAGCAAAGCTTCGATATCACCGAATAAACCAAAAGCTAGTAAGGTAACAAGCTGGTTTTCAGGTAACAACAAGGACCAGGAACAGAACGAATCCTGTGAACCTGGGATTTGTTCTTCCTTGAAAGATTTATTCGTTAAGTAG
- the Def2 gene encoding defensin 2, whose product MKLTVVCILATIACVYGASVPEAVYDGPVYELKPIEDGSGGVEPRQVESSDESTDLTPLRQRRVTCDVLSWQSQWFTVNHSACAIKCLAQRRRGGSCRGGVCVCR is encoded by the exons ATGAAACTCACGGTTGTTTGTATTTTGGCTACCATTGCCTGCGTTTACGGTGCAAGTGTCCCGGAAGCAGTTTATGATGGACCAGTTTATGAATTAA aaccAATCGAGGACGGATCAGGCGGTGTTGAGCCCAGACAAGTGGAATCGTCAGATGAATCCACAGATTTGACACCCCTTCGACAACGGCGTGTAACTTGCGACGTTCTATCATGGCAATCTCAATGGTTCACCGTAAATCACTCTGCTTGCGCCATCAAGTGCTTAGCTCAACGTCGTAGGGGTGGTTCTTGTCGAGGTGGCGTTTGCGTGTGTCGCTAA